The following are from one region of the Oncorhynchus masou masou isolate Uvic2021 chromosome 24, UVic_Omas_1.1, whole genome shotgun sequence genome:
- the LOC135512424 gene encoding hydroxycarboxylic acid receptor 2-like: MAEMATVSHDNYTCRENLSCISPQNLVADILPPVLIIELLLGLPGNVVALWIFTCRLKIWRVNTLFLFNLVLADFMLLICLPFRIDNLLRGEYWVFGDAWCRINLFMLAVNRSASIAFMTSVAFDRYFKVVHPHHRINHMTSTQAGMVAGGIWAVVISLRVPLLATNLLREHGNISLCRSFNFYTVIPPAILLHYMVFIGEFFLPLLLLLFCSARIACILRQRQLDKEKKVRRAIRVVVLIVAVFVLCFFPGIATGLVALYIKQFRCWDCESYKMAGQLFSLSIGFTYLNSALDPVIYCLSSSMFQNSLKSSINKMGLVELRLSRREAWPAMGEGGNSGPFLQRQAPPSRRS, translated from the coding sequence ATGGCTGAAATGGCTACAGTTTCACATGATAACTATACTTGCAGAGAGAACCTGTCCTGCATATCACCTCAGAATCTGGTGGCCGACATACTGCCTCCTGTCCTGATTATAGAGCTCCTACTGGGCCTGCCAGGCAATGTAGTGGCCCTGTGGATCTTCACTTGCCGTCTGAAGATCTGGAGGGTCAACACTCTGTTCCTCTTCAACCTGGTCCTGGCTGACTTCATGCTGCTCATCTGCCTGCCCTTCCGCATTGACAACCTGCTCCGTGGGGAATACTGGGTGTTTGGCGACGCCTGGTGCCGGATCAACCTCTTCATGCTGGCTGTCAACCGTTCGGCAAGTATTGCCTTCATGACTAGCGTGGCCTTCGACCGCTACTTCAAGGTGGTCCATCCGCACCACCGCATCAACCACATGACGTCTACCCAGGCGGGAATGGTGGCGGGGGGCATCTGGGCGGTAGTGATCTCCCTGCGGGTCCCCCTGCTGGCCACCAACCTCCTAAGGGAACATGGCAACATCTCCCTGTGCCGCAGCTTCAACTTCTACACCGTGATTCCTCCGGCGATCCTGCTGCACTATATGGTGTTCATCGGGGAGTTCTTCCTGCCTCTGCTGCTCCTGCTGTTCTGCTCAGCCAGGATCGCCTGCATCCTGCGCCAACGGCAGCTGGACAAAGAGAAGAAGGTGCGGCGGGCCATCCGGGTGGTGGTGCTAATTGTGGCTGTGTTTGTGCTGTGTTTCTTTCCTGGCATCGCCACAGGCCTGGTTGCGCTCTATATCAAGCAGTTCAGATGTTGGGACTGTGAATCCTACAAAATGGCAGGCCAGCTTTTCAGCCTGTCCATTGGCTTCACCTACCTTAACAGCGCCCTGGACCCTGTCATCTACTGCTTATCCAGCTCCATGTTCCAGAACTCCCTCAAGAGCTCCATCAATAAGATGGGCCTTGTGGAGTTGAGGCTGAGCCGACGGGAAGCATGGCCAGCGATGGGTGAGGGAGGCAACTCTGGCCCTTTCCTCCAGAGACAGGCCCCACCTTCTAGAAGGTCCTAA